In Bacillus sp. Cs-700, one genomic interval encodes:
- a CDS encoding cytochrome ubiquinol oxidase subunit I, which yields MDELVIARSLFGMTMGVHIIYATLGVGLPLMVLVAELMYQKTKDKDYALMANRWTKGFAVLLGVAIPTGTIAGVQLSLLWPGFMEVVGRVIALPFQIEIYAFFLEALFMSIYVYAADRLSPLMRIVSVTLVAFGASASAILITNVHAFEGTPAGFEIVDGKFVNVDPWEAFFNPSFIVTAGHVTVSALMTGAFVIASIAAYKMIRQRGNTREYKFHHKALMMGLVIGGIFSILTALNGHESAQQLYQYQPEKLAAAEGLFETQTYAPLAIGGYTDKEEREVKWAIEVPWALSFLADDAFDTEVLGLEEWPEDEWPPLFVHTLFNAMVGIGSLLMLLSIVGFTWYKILKRKEFPRWLMWAFIAAGPLAITAIEFGWIFACTGRQPWVIYHVMKTEEAVTTSGNIGLLFVLFLIVYIILMISTVLVLRYYFNRNPISEELDQ from the coding sequence ATGGATGAACTCGTGATTGCTCGTTCATTGTTTGGCATGACAATGGGCGTACATATTATTTACGCTACTCTCGGAGTAGGGCTACCCTTAATGGTGCTTGTAGCTGAACTGATGTATCAAAAAACAAAGGATAAGGATTATGCACTCATGGCGAACAGGTGGACAAAAGGGTTTGCCGTATTACTCGGAGTCGCAATTCCAACAGGAACGATTGCAGGCGTGCAGCTTTCTCTGTTATGGCCAGGGTTTATGGAGGTTGTAGGACGAGTCATTGCCCTACCATTTCAAATTGAAATTTATGCCTTTTTCCTCGAAGCACTCTTTATGTCGATTTATGTTTATGCAGCAGATCGACTTTCTCCGCTTATGCGGATCGTTAGTGTTACACTCGTTGCCTTTGGCGCAAGTGCTTCAGCGATTTTAATTACAAATGTCCATGCTTTTGAAGGCACACCAGCTGGATTTGAAATAGTAGATGGGAAATTTGTTAACGTGGATCCGTGGGAAGCATTTTTTAATCCTTCCTTCATCGTTACAGCAGGACATGTCACAGTATCTGCCCTTATGACAGGTGCTTTTGTCATTGCTTCTATTGCTGCATATAAAATGATTCGTCAACGAGGGAATACGCGTGAATATAAATTTCATCACAAAGCTTTAATGATGGGACTGGTTATTGGAGGGATTTTTTCAATTTTAACGGCGTTAAATGGCCATGAATCCGCTCAGCAATTGTATCAATACCAGCCTGAAAAGCTGGCTGCTGCAGAGGGATTGTTTGAAACACAAACATATGCCCCGCTTGCCATAGGTGGCTACACGGATAAAGAGGAACGAGAAGTGAAATGGGCGATCGAAGTTCCTTGGGCGCTCAGCTTTCTAGCTGACGATGCTTTTGATACAGAAGTGTTAGGACTTGAAGAATGGCCAGAAGATGAGTGGCCACCCTTGTTTGTCCATACTCTATTTAATGCAATGGTTGGAATCGGCTCTTTATTGATGCTCCTATCCATCGTGGGGTTTACTTGGTACAAAATTCTCAAACGAAAAGAATTCCCACGCTGGCTGATGTGGGCGTTTATTGCCGCTGGTCCTCTTGCCATCACTGCAATCGAATTCGGATGGATCTTCGCTTGTACCGGAAGACAGCCATGGGTTATTTATCACGTGATGAAAACAGAAGAAGCGGTGACAACTTCTGGAAACATCGGACTGCTATTTGTTCTATTTCTCATTGTTTATATCATTCTTATGATTTCAACAGTGCTCGTGCTGCGTTATTATTTCAACCGTAATCCAATTAGTGAAGAACTTGATCAATAA